From Corticium candelabrum chromosome 13, ooCorCand1.1, whole genome shotgun sequence, a single genomic window includes:
- the LOC134188544 gene encoding carbohydrate sulfotransferase 11-like gives MVVDDEHRLIWCPVRKSGTTSWRSMMLILAGRFSNVKAAVDHALHHDFQYLTRLSEKYHSNADIEWRLKNYTKFMSYREPLQRVVSDYRQIKSRKTTGQGNVCKLVVEYNKRLNGGKSKLDDWKDISFSHFVNYITRFYGNKGKYLDLNSHWRPINLICHPCHIDYDFLVDMDSTGLAEESDYLLRSVGAPSWLHLPHDNRSGNETKYNFFSQLSTAQFQRLRDQYDDDYEIFGYQRLNQHEESL, from the coding sequence ATGGTGGTGGACGACGAACACCGACTCATTTGGTGTCCTGTCAGAAAATCCGGGACAACATCCTGGCGTAGCATGATGCTCATTTTGGCGGGAAGGTTTTCGAACGTAAAGGCGGCGGTAGACCACGCCTTGCACCACGACTTCCAGTATCTAACGCGCTTGAGTGAAAAGTATCACAGCAATGCGGATATCGAGTGGAGGTTAAAGAACTACACGAAATTCATGTCGTACAGAGAGCCTCTTCAACGAGTCGTTTCCGATTACAGACAGATTAAATCTCGTAAAACTACAGGTCAAGGAAATGTTTGCAAATTGGTTGTAGAGTACAACAAGCGTCTCAATGGAGGCAAGAGTAAACTAGACGATTGGAAAGACATCAGTTTTTCTCATTTTGTCAATTATATCACTCGTTTCTATGGCAACAAAGGAAAGTATCTAGATCTTAACAGTCATTGGAGACCAATCAACTTGATTTGCCATCCTTGTCACATTGATTATGATTTCCTCGTTGACATGGATAGTACTGGTCTTGCTGAGGAATCAGATTATCTCCTCAGATCTGTTGGAGCTCCATCTTGGCTGCATCTGCCGCACGACAATCGATCGGGTAACGAAACAAAGTACAACTTTTTTTCTCAGCTTTCGACCGCTCAGTTTCAACGTCTACGTGATCAATACGACGACGACTACGAGATATTTGGTTATCAACGTCTCAATCAACATGAAGAAAGTCTGTGA
- the LOC134189099 gene encoding uncharacterized protein LOC134189099, which translates to MTLSVRNWPCPLVFFTLIFISTVGYNQCCGTLHENNTDQMWTNTALANTTRVRLSSSMWNKSNLQKQRGDVQNKMHAWSEWNGNDNSFKNYTMWMKTRKAGHGKLSGKPIPEFQPGSEATLWK; encoded by the exons ATGACGCTCTCCGTACGTAACTGGCCTTGTCCTTTGGTTTTCTTCACGCTCATCTTCATCTCAACTGTTGGCTACAACCAG TGTTGTGGAACACTACACGAAAACAATACGGACCAGATGTGG ACTAACACTGCTCTGGCTAACACTACAAGAGTTCGATTGTCAAGCAGCATGTGGAACAAATCCAATTTGCAAAAGCAACGTGGAGATGTCCAGAATAAAATGCATGCGTGGAGCGAGTGGAATGGCAACGACAACAGCTTCAa AAATTATACGATGTGGATGAAAACAAGAAAAGCTGGACATGGCAAACTGTCAG GCAAGCCAATTCCTGAATTTCAACCAGGCAGCGAAGCAACCCTGTGGAAGTGA